The Herbaspirillum sp. RTI4 genome has a segment encoding these proteins:
- a CDS encoding response regulator has protein sequence MSLPDDDGPKDNASRVLLLVDDEKNILSALNRLLRRDDYTILMANSGAEALEILSKTHVDVIVSDQRMPGMSGVEFFRIAKKTHPDSVRIVLSGYTELESVTAAVNEGSIYKFLTKPWDDVQLSEQIAEAFRKKFFEDEIFQLTEKLSKANAGLELMNGQLDAVLQRKETMIRTHEISLKIVHEILQHLPVPVIGLDETDTIVLANAAAQSLSGLTRPLLGEDIKQSMPAAWEQLRQDGTPSTVEISGERFDVRLHSMGESSQSQGKLMTFIKSPGRGS, from the coding sequence AACGCCTCGCGTGTCCTGCTGCTGGTGGATGATGAAAAAAATATTCTGTCGGCGCTTAACCGGCTTTTACGGCGCGACGACTACACCATACTGATGGCCAATAGCGGTGCAGAGGCATTGGAAATATTGTCGAAGACGCATGTGGATGTGATTGTCTCGGATCAACGTATGCCCGGCATGAGCGGGGTTGAATTTTTCCGGATTGCAAAAAAAACCCATCCCGATTCGGTGCGAATTGTTCTGAGCGGTTATACCGAACTCGAATCCGTCACAGCCGCCGTCAATGAAGGCTCCATCTATAAATTCCTGACCAAGCCCTGGGATGACGTCCAGCTATCCGAACAGATCGCGGAAGCATTCAGAAAGAAATTTTTTGAGGACGAAATTTTTCAGCTCACTGAAAAACTGAGCAAAGCCAATGCCGGACTGGAACTCATGAACGGACAGCTGGATGCCGTTCTCCAGCGCAAAGAAACCATGATCAGAACCCACGAAATCAGTCTGAAAATCGTGCATGAAATCCTGCAGCATCTGCCCGTGCCGGTAATTGGTCTGGATGAGACGGATACCATTGTCCTGGCCAACGCGGCGGCGCAATCGCTTTCAGGCCTGACCCGGCCGCTGCTGGGCGAGGACATCAAGCAATCCATGCCGGCCGCATGGGAACAACTGCGACAAGACGGCACACCTTCTACCGTCGAGATCAGCGGAGAACGGTTTGATGTACGCCTGCATTCGATGGGAGAGAGCTCGCAATCGCAGGGTAAATTAATGACCTTCATTAAGTCGCCGGGACGAGGGTCATGA